The stretch of DNA CCTTACACATATGCGGTTGTCAGTTCAGCCACTGCCATGTCTGCATGGTCGACGTGAGGGGCAACTTTGTATGTCTCAGACACCAAAGTTCGAGGCGGTGGCACTAGGCTTCGTGCCTAGCACCCTTCAGTGGAGGCGATACTAGCAAGGTGGGCGCGAGGACCCTCTCTCGTCGTCTGTGGTGCTATCCTGGCACATGAAGAGTTACGTCAGTGTAAAGTGTAGAGGCCATGACGACGATGGGAGGGGGAAGGGGCCACGGAGGCGGTGGAGGCTGGGATCAAGGTGAGGAGGTTTAGTCTGAGAGCTTGGGCATCACTGTGTCTTTCATGGAGTCACTCTAGCCATGGCCAATGTTGGTTGCACTACTTACTGCCTGCCAATCCACGACGACGCTGACCCACCCAAGTCGTTAtagatgatgatgaaaatgcccGTGAGGGGAAAACAACATATTTTTCGCGACGGTAGAGAATATGATTCCAAGACTGTCTAGCGTTAGGATAGAAACTTGTTGTCCCTATGTGATAGGGACTCATGACCTATGCTCATACGAGTTAGAACAACGTGCGTTCAACGGCTGTATGAGTCCATTCCATGACGCATCTAGCGACCGAACGAAAACTCACTATATCCCGTATGTGTCCCGAACTCATGACTCAAACTTTATACAAGTTAGAAACACAATCAACAATGATACGAAGTTTGATTTCAAGAATATTAAAATAGATGACACGAACAAATCTCTACACCACAAATCTTCAAGGGCGCCACAAGCTGTATGTTGCGTTCCAACTCACGGGGACATTTGCTAGAACTAGAAGAGATTAGAAATAGCTGTAGATCTCGGTGGTTGGTCGTGTCAATAATCTCAAAAATAGTAGCACGGAGAGAGACCATCATGGGATTATAAGAATCTCGACGGTGAATTCTATAATCTTCATCAGAATCAGCCGTGTTTGGATTGGCCGATTTCTATAATCCTTCTGAATTCGAAAAATGCACTAGGATCTGGTGTGTGGCAGCCAAAGAAAGTCGAAGCATTTGTGAATTGAACAAAATCTCTTCAGAAAGGAATTTGAACAGATACTTTTTGTCCAGCCTGTTAAATTTGTTTCCGTTTTCCAATGTGAAGCCGATGGAAAATCGTTTTCACGAAACACACCTGACCACAACTATTTCGGCAGGCTATCCATATTATTTTCCCATGCACGTTCATTAATCCGAACTCGTTTGACTGAAAAAAAAATGTTGCGGCAGGTTAGCCTTGTTCTTGTTTCATAACGGTCAAAACCCAAAACCTGATATGCATCGCCATCAGTCCGTCGCTATATATAGAGAGACGTCCTGTATGCGTTTTAGTTATAGGTCACGTTCCCATTATATTCCCGGTGACAAACAATGGAGGACTTGAGCGGCATGCGTCAACACCTGATGTGCCCCATCTCGCTGCAGCCCATGCAGGACCCCGTCACGGCGCCCACCGGCATCACCTACGACCGCCGCGCCATCGAGCGCTGGCTCGCCGCCGGCCACGCCACCTGCCCGGTCACCGGCCAGCCACTCGCCCTCGCCGACCTCACCCCGAACCACACGCTCCGGAGGCTCATCCAGTCCTGGCGCCTGCCTTCCTCCACCTccacgccgccggcgccggacgCGGGTGAAGCCAAGCTGCTGGCAGACGACGTAGTAGAGCAGCAGCAACGGCCGCCGGaggtcgccgccgccgacgtcgtcgTGAAGAAGCTGCTGTGTACGGTTGCTTGCCCATCCGTTGACGTGCTCCGCGAGGCCGCGGAGGTTGCGTCCGAGAGCGACGTGGCGCGGCGGTACATGGTGGACGCCGGTGTCCTCCAGCGCGTGCTCCGCGTCATCGTGTCGAGCGCCAGCGAGGTCATCAAGAGCACCTATCCCGAACACCAGGTGAGGAGGAGCTTAGAGGCCACGCGCACCGTCGAGGCCGGACTTGATCTCGTCCGCGCTCTCGCCGTCTCCGGCGACGAGCTCCGGCCGCTGGTCGTCGCCGATACCCACGTGCACAACCTCCTCGACGCGGTAACGGACGTGTTGGTGGCCCTCGAGCCCGTCGGCACCTCCGGCGGAGACACGGACACGGCGAGGGAGAGCGTGGTCCGGCTGCTGGATTCCGTCACGGAGGCGGCCAGCTCGGCGGTGCTGGAGCGGCTGCGGCCGGAGCTCTTCCGCGCCgtcacggcggtggtgcgcgacAGGGTGTCCCCCGGCGCGATGCGGTGCGCGCTGCGGGTGCTACTGCACGCGTGCCCGCTGGGCCGGAACCGCGCGCTGGTCGTGGACGCCGGCGCCGCGCACGAGGCCATCGAGCTGGAGCTcgacgcgccgccgccgtcgtcctcgCCCGCGAGCGCGGGCGGCGGGGGCAGGAGGGTGACGGAGCTGGCCATGGCGCTGCTGGCGGAGCTGTGCGCGTGCGCGGACGGGCGCGCGGCCGTGGCGGCGCACCCGGCGGGCGTCGCCGTGGTGGCGCGGCGGCTGCTGCGCGTGTCCGCGGCCGCCGACGCCTGCGCCGTGCGCGTGCTCGCGGCCGTCGGCGGCCGGGCGGCCTCCCCCGAGGTGCTGCGGGAGATGGCGCGCGTCGGCGCCGTCGGGAAGCTCTGCTGCGTGCTGCAGGCGGACTGCGACGCCGCCGTCAAGGAGGCGGCGCGCGCCGTGCTCAGGCTGCACTCCGGCGTCTGGAGCGGGTCGCCCTGCGTCAGCGCATACCTGCTCTCGAGGTACCTCTAGTCGTTGCCGCCAGTAATGGCATGCGATGCATGGAGCAAGACAGCGACTTTCTGTCGGCATTGTGATTCTTGCAGACCGACATGGTTAATTCATGTACTTACTAGCTCATTTAGTCTTGTTCATCAGTCAAGATTATGCTGCCTGCAAATAATGGTAGTCAATCGATCCATGACCAAGAAATGTTTGTACAAAAATTCGATGTTATTTTCTTTACAAGTATATCTTTATTAGAGgacatcttttctttttttcctttttggaaCTTCGACTATCAATGACTTCTGAAGATATTAGTTTGAAGACACAAAGGCAACATGTATAGATTAGTTTAGAAATATTTTAGTAAAATTATATTGTTGATTgtatatatgatatatatagtAGCAAAACATAGACAAAGCTATATTGTGATTGTGAAGCACGTACGTCAATTCTAAAATGACAGGAATTATGGAACCGGATGAAGTAAGTAAATATTGAGATAATGTATTAAATAACTTTTACAACATGCATGTCATCATCGTTTTAGTCGTCTCAGTGCAAGTAAACCGTGGCAATGACATATGCGGTGCAAGCACGAATCGTCTACTGATAACACTCTTATGTGTCAAATTTTAACTTGGTTTGTTTTTCAGTCAACACCGCCTTTGTCTCTCTTGCATCTATGAGGGACTCAAGGTTGACAAAGTTACCATAAATATCTCATTTTCAACATACGTGTCACCTACCTATAAAAAATAGTGTTACTATATCTTAAAATAAATTTAGGAAATGCGAACACACATGCCAACTCTTAGGGACATAGATCCTAGTACTACAAGAAACTTGACATAAACAACCGATCTACACTgagagggtgtttggttggaggtgttaaactttaacatgtactgtagctctttcgttttatttggcaattaatgTCCAATTATTGACTATTTAGGCTCAAAAGTttggtctcgcaaattactctctagctgtgattttagtttcgtaaatagtctatatttaatactctatgcatgtgtccaaacattcgatatgaCAGATCGACGAGAGTTAAAGTTTACCGATGCAAATCAAACAGGGCCTGAGTTTGCTTATGTCTTGTTCTTGCTCCTCCCTTGTAAAATTGCTCGTCGAgttacataggccttgtttagttcctaaaaaattttacaaaatttttcagatttcccgtcacatcaaatcttgcggcacatggatgaagcattaaatataggtaaaaaagataactaattatacagtttgcatataatttgcgagacgaatcttttgagcctacttagcttatgattagacaatatttgtcaaatacaaacgaaagtgctactattcacattttgcaaaaaaaaaaattcaagtaaacaaggccatataatGCTTGTCGTTTGGACAAGGCCAATGTCTTAGAACTTGACTATCAATTATTCTTAAAGTATTTATTTAGACTAAAGACATGTGCAAATTAGTCTGAAAAGGTAGTTTAAAAAATTATGTGTTTATTGGTTTTTAGAAGCAATAATAATAAAACCATAGTTCAAACTATGTCTATTCACTTGAGCTTATCAACCATACTTTAGTCACGGAACAATGTTTTTTCTCTCAAAACAAATCACTCTAGAAACGATCAGCCAAATACGAAGTATTAGCACGAGCCAAACAAATATGTTTCATAAGAAAAGCACTTCAGTGGCCAAACACATGCTTCCTGTCCACTTTTTCCACGACTTCCTCAGAAATACATCGCGTCTTGTGAGATGATGGCGAGACCAAAACCTTTTCCTTTATAAAGAGTTAAAGACTAGGCAGAATACATATTTTAGTCCTTCAACTATTACACAAGGCTCGATTCCATCCCCAAACTTTCAAATGTGCATTTTAGTCCAAATATTTCTTTTGGGCTCAGTTTCATCCACGAACTAAGCGATTTAGTGCCTAAACTTTATATTCCAGAGACATTTTCATCCATAAATTATCAAAATACATTTTAGTCTTTAAACATTTCATGGCTCAGATTCGTCCTTGTTCTACATGGAACGCCGCATTGTCACATCTCGTCACCTCTAGCACTACTTGCGATTTGAGATGGACACGCACCGTTAAGTACCATTGTCCTTGGCATCGTCTATAGATATTGGATCAGATAGCGcacttttaatatttatatccatATTTTGAAATGAATATAAATTTATGTATGGATATTCTTGAATATGAATGATTTTTAGCAtacgaaaaaaaatatttttatctgCGATTGGTTATTAGTTGAGCCTAATGCTAGAAGTAGCTAAGGAAAAATGTAGATGTACTATTGTTTTAATTTATCCATGTGTTCCTGTACGATTCTAAATAGCGTTCGTAACAATTCTAATTGCTCCTGCAAATTAATGTAGTAGGATACATGTAAATGGTACCATTACAAGAtaacataaaaaataacaaacTAGAATTATTACTGGTTATTAAAGAGTGTTTAGGCGAATATTATTTCTCTATCTTGAATCACTTGTGGTGCTAGAGCTGAGCAGGCATGACAGTGCAGTGTTCCCCTTGCACAC from Sorghum bicolor cultivar BTx623 chromosome 8, Sorghum_bicolor_NCBIv3, whole genome shotgun sequence encodes:
- the LOC8079848 gene encoding E3 ubiquitin-protein ligase PUB23, whose protein sequence is MEDLSGMRQHLMCPISLQPMQDPVTAPTGITYDRRAIERWLAAGHATCPVTGQPLALADLTPNHTLRRLIQSWRLPSSTSTPPAPDAGEAKLLADDVVEQQQRPPEVAAADVVVKKLLCTVACPSVDVLREAAEVASESDVARRYMVDAGVLQRVLRVIVSSASEVIKSTYPEHQVRRSLEATRTVEAGLDLVRALAVSGDELRPLVVADTHVHNLLDAVTDVLVALEPVGTSGGDTDTARESVVRLLDSVTEAASSAVLERLRPELFRAVTAVVRDRVSPGAMRCALRVLLHACPLGRNRALVVDAGAAHEAIELELDAPPPSSSPASAGGGGRRVTELAMALLAELCACADGRAAVAAHPAGVAVVARRLLRVSAAADACAVRVLAAVGGRAASPEVLREMARVGAVGKLCCVLQADCDAAVKEAARAVLRLHSGVWSGSPCVSAYLLSRYL